From the genome of Gracilinanus agilis isolate LMUSP501 chromosome 2, AgileGrace, whole genome shotgun sequence, one region includes:
- the GPX3 gene encoding glutathione peroxidase 3 encodes MRVRSYPYSLTLRIGKLKLGDKAEVGKVVASLIKQRSSQTRRGPREAVLATLPCSRISFVVMAGGALQASWLLPLVLAAFVQPIRGQEKMKTDCYPGITSTIYDYGALTIDGDEYIPFKQYAGKYILFVNVATYUGLTAQYLELNALQEDMKSSGLVILGFPCNQFGKQEPGQNSEILPALKYVRPGGGFVPNFQLFEKGDVNGEKEQKFYTFLKNSCPPPSELMGTPSRLFWEPMRVHDIRWNFEKFLVGPDGIPIMRWYHRATVSTVKADILEYLRKHSSLDASAQEWQK; translated from the exons ATGCGTGTACGGAGCTATCCCTACAGTCTCACTTTACGGATCGGGAAACTGAAGCTAGGAGACAAGGCGGAG GTCGGGAAGGTGGTGGCTAGTCTCATAAAGCAGCGAAGCTCTCAGACTCGCAGGGGCCCCAGGGAGGCAGTGCTCGCGACCCTTCCCTGCAGCAGGATTTCCTTCGTCGTCATGGCCGGGGGAGCTCTCCAGGCCTCCTGGCTTCTCCCGCTCGTCCTGGCCGCCTTCGTCCAGCCCATTCGGGGCCAGGAGAAGATGAAG ACGGACTGCTACCCAGGGATTACGAGTACCATCTATGATTATGGGGCCCTAACCATTGATGGCGATGAATACATCCCTTTCAAGCAATATGCAGGAAAATACATCCTCTTCGTCAATGTTGCCACCTACTGAGGTCTGACGGCCCAGTACCTTG aactGAATGCACTACAAGAAGATATGAAGTCCTCAGGTCTTGTTATCCTGGGCTTCCCTTGCAACCAATTTGGAAAACAAGAACCAGGCCAAAATTCAGAAATCCTCCCTGCCCTCAA GTATGTGCGCCCAGGTGGGGGCTTTGTGCCCAATTTCCAGCTCTTTGAGAAAGGGGAtgtgaatggagaaaaagaacagaagttttatacatttctgaaG AATTCCTGCCCTCCCCCTTCTGAACTCATGGGCACACCCAGCCGCCTCTTCTGGGAACCCATGAGGGTCCATGACATCCGCTGGAATTTTGAGAAGTTCCTGGTGGGCCCAGATGGTATCCCCATCATGCGTTGGTACCACCGAGCCACAGTCAGCACAGTCAAGGCGGACATCTTAGAGTATCTGCGGAAACACAGCAGCCTAGATGCATCTGCTCAAGAATGGCAGAAGTAG